The Dokdonella sp. nucleotide sequence AGCCGCGACCGTGCGCGAATCGATCGAGGCGCTGCGCGAGAAGGCGCGCACCGAAACCGAAACGCGGCGCCTGTCGCGGCTATGGGCTTACCAGGTCGCGCCGATGGGCGGCGGCCGGCAGAGCACGGCCTCGATCAACGCGCGCGATGCCGAAGCAGCCGGCAAGGAGCGTGTGCGCCTGGTCCTGCGCCGGCATACCGAGTGGGGCGAAAGCGTGTTCCTCTACGGCAACGAGCCGGGCTTCGGCTGCGCCAAGCCGTGCCGCATCACCATGCAGTTCGATGACCAGCCGAAGAAGACCCTCGCCGGCAGCATCCCGCCGACCGGCGAACCGGCGATCTTCATCGAAGACGACAAGCCCTTCGTTGCGGCAATGCAGAAGGCGAAGAAGGTCGCGATCGACGTGCGTGAGAAGGGCGGGGCCGCGCGTACCCTGGTGTTCGAGGTCGGCGGCTTCGACGCGACGAAGTTCGAGCCGATGCCGAAGAGCGCGAAACAGTAGGGCCAGGTACGGCCATCGCCTCGCGCCAATCGCCCATCGCCACGGATGCCTTGGTTGCGCAGGTGCGGCCGGCATCGCCAACGCATGGCTTCGGTGGAGTGCACCGGGGCCTGCGTTGATGTGGCCACCAGCGAGAAAACCCGCGACGCCGGTACGGTCCTGCCGTTATAGTCACCCATCCCCGCGCACCGCGCGCCCGATGCCGAGGATGCCCCCGCATGCCGCACCACACGCCCCTCATCGCCATGCTCGTCGGCGGCATCGTGCTCGCCTTCGTGTTCGGCATGATCGCGCAGCGGTTGCGGCTGTCTCCTCTGCTCGGCTACCTCGTCGCCGGAATCGTCGTCGGCCCGTTCACGCCGGGCTTCGTCGCCGACATGAGCCTCGCCCACGAACTGTCCGAGATCGGCGTGATCCTGCTGATGTTCGGCGTCGGCCTGCATTTCTCACTGGGCGACCTGCTCTCGGTGCGCACGATCGCCATTCCCGGCGCACTCGCGCAGATCGCCATCGCCACCGGCCTTGGCATGCTGCTGGCCTGGGGCCTGGGCTGGACCTGGGGCGCCGGCCTCGTGTTCGGCATCTGCCTTTCGGTCGCCAGCACGGTCGTGCTGTTGCGTGCCCTCGAGGAACGCCGCCTGCTTGAAACGAACCGCGGCCGCATCGCCATCGGCTGGCTGATCGTCGAGGATCTGGTCACCGTACTCGTGCTGGTCATGCTGCCGGCCGTGGCCGGCCTGCTCGGCGGCAAGGTCGAAGAAGGTGCTTCGACTGACACGATCGACATCCTCAAGGCGCTGGTCTGGACGATCGGCAAGGTGACCGTGTTCATCGTGCTGATGTTCGCGGTCGGCCGGCGCGTCATCCCGTGGCTGCTCGAGCGCACCGCCACGACCGGCTCGCGCGAACTGTTCACGCTGGCGGTGCTGGCGATTTCGCTCGGTGTCGCCTACATGTCGGCGGCGCTGTTCGACGTTTCGTTCGCGCTCGGCGCCTTCCTTGCTGGCGTCGTCCTCAACGAATCGAAACTGAGCCACGAGGCAGCCAACGATTCGCTGCCGATGCGTGATGCCTTTGCCGTGCTGTTCTTCGTCTCGGTCGGCATGTTGTTCGACCCCAGGATCATCCTCGAGCAACCTCTGGCGATCCTCGCCACATTCCTTATCATCACGGTCGGCAAATCACTCGGCGCGCTGTTCATCGTGCGCGCGTTCGGCCATCCGATCCAGACCAGCCTGACCATCGCCACCGCACTTGCGCAGATCGGCGAGTTCTCCTTCATCCTCGCCGCGCTTGGCGTCAGCCTCGGCCTGCTCAGCGAGGAAGGTCGCAACCTGATCCTTGCCAGCGCCCTGCTCTCGATCATCGTCAACCCGATGTTGTTCGTCGCCCTCGACCGCTGGTTCGCGCGACGCGAGGCCGTACAGGACGCCGCCGCGAAGGAAGGTGTGTCGATGCCACCCGACGAAGACGATTTCCTGCCCGACCGCGCACTGATCCCGGCGGCTGGCCACATCGTGCTGATCGGCTTCGGCCGCGTCGGTTCGCGCGTCGGCCGCTCGCTGTACGAAAAGAAGCTGCCACTGGTGCTGATCGAGTCCGACCGCGACGATTGCATCGAGGCGCGCAAGCTCGGTATCCCGTGCATCCTCGGCAACGCGGTCAGCCCGGGCGTGCTCGCCGACGCCCACCTGTCCACCGCCAGTGCCTTGCTCGTGGCCATCCCGCAAACCCTCGAGGCCGGCCCGATCATCAAGCAGGCGCGCGAGGTCAACCCCGGCATTGCCATCCTTGCCCGCGCCCATTCCGACGAGGAAGTGGCCTACCTGCTCAAGGCCGGCGCCGATGCGACGATCATGGGCGAGAGCGAGATCGCGCGCAGCATGTGCGATTCGGTCGAGGCGCTGGTCCGCCTGGTGCCGAAACTCGAGGAAGCGCAGCGCCGCGGCGACGTGCCGCCGGCGGAGCCGGTGCCGGCCGTGTAGTCGTGACTCGTGATTCGGGCAGGGCGTCGCTCTTGCCTTCGCTTTCGCCAATCACGGTCCCGCTTCAAATCATCCGCCGCAGCGTATCGTCGCGGCGGCCGAAGTGGTGGTACAGCGCGGCCAGCACGTGCAGACCGACCACGAGGTAGAAACCGTTGGCGACGAGCTTGTGGATGTCCTCGAGCTGGTCCGCGAGTGCCTTGTCGGTTGCGAGCAGGGCCGGCAACGCGATCGACGTGAAAGGCACGAGGATCGGCTTGCCATCGGTCCACGCGGTGGCAATGCCGAGCAAAGGCTGGACGACCAGCATCGCGTACAGCAGCACATGCGCGGCCTTGGCGGGCACGGCCTGCCAGCGCGGCAATGGCGGCGAGACCGGCGGCGCCGGTTTGCGTATGGCCAGCAGCAGGCGCGGCAGCATCAGGGCGAGGATGGCGATGCCGACCCAGAAGTGCCCCTGCACCATCGCCGCGCGAGGCGCCGTGCCGCGCTCGAACACGACGCGGAACTCGATCAGCAGATAGGCCGCGACCATCAGCAAGACGATGCTCCAGTGCAGCCAGCGACGGGACAACGCGTACTTCAAGGCGGCCATGATCAGTGCTCCCGGGACGACGACCCTGTTCGCGACCGACACTGGCGCAGACGCATCACCGCGGTCAAGCCGCCGCGCCGCCGGGTTTCATCCGTCCGCTCGGCGGACCGGTAAGATCGACACACCGTCGCGGACCAGACGCCCATGAAAATCGCCAGCTGGAACGTCAATTCGCTCAACGTGCGTCTGGCGCATGTCGAGCGCTGGTGCGGCCTGGCGCAGCCGGATGTGCTGGCCTTGCAGGAAACCAAGCTCGAGGACGCGAAGTTTCCGCGTGCCGCGATCGAGGCGCTCGGTTACACGGTGCGCTTTTCCGGACAGAAGACCTACAACGGCGTCGCCCTGCTCGCGCGCGCGCCGATCGAGGATGTCGTGACCGACATTCCCGGCCTCGACGATCCGCAGCGGCGCGTGCTCGTGGCCAGCGTCGGCGGCCTGCGGGTGGCCAACCTCTACGTGGTCAACGGCCAAGCCGTCGGCAGCGAAAAGTACGCCTACAAGCTCGACTGGCTGGACAAGGTCACGCGCTTTCTCGAAGGCGAACTGCGCAACGATCCGCGTCTGGTCGTGATGGGTGATTTCAACATCGCTCCGGACGATCGTGACGTGCACGATCCGGTCGCCTGGCATGAGCAGATCCTGTGTTCGACGCCCGAGCGCGAGGCGCTGCGCCGACTGCTCGATCTCGGCCTGATCGACAGTTTCCGGCTGTTCGAGGCCGATGGCGGGCACTATTCGTGGTGGGATTACCGCCAGGCCGCGTTCCGGCGCAATCTCGGCTTGCGCATCGACCTCGTGTTGGCCAGCGAAACCTTGAAGCCGCGCGCGCGCGCCGCCACCATCGACCGCTCACCGCGGGAATGGGATCGTCCGTCCGACCATGCGCCCGTGCTGCTGGAGCTTGCCGATGACTTCTGAATCCTGGCCCGCCTCGCTCGCCGACAGCGAGCTCGAGGAACTCGACGAGTTCCTGCGCGCGCACGCCGAGGAGGACACCTTGCTGCTCGACGGTGTGCACGGCCTGCTCACTTCGCTGGCGATCGGCCCGCAGCCGCCCAAACCCGACGAGTGGCTGGCCGAGGTGC carries:
- a CDS encoding cytochrome b; protein product: MAALKYALSRRWLHWSIVLLMVAAYLLIEFRVVFERGTAPRAAMVQGHFWVGIAILALMLPRLLLAIRKPAPPVSPPLPRWQAVPAKAAHVLLYAMLVVQPLLGIATAWTDGKPILVPFTSIALPALLATDKALADQLEDIHKLVANGFYLVVGLHVLAALYHHFGRRDDTLRRMI
- the xth gene encoding exodeoxyribonuclease III, whose protein sequence is MKIASWNVNSLNVRLAHVERWCGLAQPDVLALQETKLEDAKFPRAAIEALGYTVRFSGQKTYNGVALLARAPIEDVVTDIPGLDDPQRRVLVASVGGLRVANLYVVNGQAVGSEKYAYKLDWLDKVTRFLEGELRNDPRLVVMGDFNIAPDDRDVHDPVAWHEQILCSTPEREALRRLLDLGLIDSFRLFEADGGHYSWWDYRQAAFRRNLGLRIDLVLASETLKPRARAATIDRSPREWDRPSDHAPVLLELADDF
- the ybaL gene encoding YbaL family putative K(+) efflux transporter yields the protein MPHHTPLIAMLVGGIVLAFVFGMIAQRLRLSPLLGYLVAGIVVGPFTPGFVADMSLAHELSEIGVILLMFGVGLHFSLGDLLSVRTIAIPGALAQIAIATGLGMLLAWGLGWTWGAGLVFGICLSVASTVVLLRALEERRLLETNRGRIAIGWLIVEDLVTVLVLVMLPAVAGLLGGKVEEGASTDTIDILKALVWTIGKVTVFIVLMFAVGRRVIPWLLERTATTGSRELFTLAVLAISLGVAYMSAALFDVSFALGAFLAGVVLNESKLSHEAANDSLPMRDAFAVLFFVSVGMLFDPRIILEQPLAILATFLIITVGKSLGALFIVRAFGHPIQTSLTIATALAQIGEFSFILAALGVSLGLLSEEGRNLILASALLSIIVNPMLFVALDRWFARREAVQDAAAKEGVSMPPDEDDFLPDRALIPAAGHIVLIGFGRVGSRVGRSLYEKKLPLVLIESDRDDCIEARKLGIPCILGNAVSPGVLADAHLSTASALLVAIPQTLEAGPIIKQAREVNPGIAILARAHSDEEVAYLLKAGADATIMGESEIARSMCDSVEALVRLVPKLEEAQRRGDVPPAEPVPAV